The Synechocystis sp. PCC 7509 genome includes a window with the following:
- a CDS encoding hybrid sensor histidine kinase/response regulator, whose product MVLDATSLKAILLEARSCFLYEDAPDYLEMLEQGMQKLLTFARNPSSVKPGEIKLEYTVLMRAAHSIKGGAGIAELPALHKLAHKLEDLLEALNEGRVQDQIDTAHELLIIGIEQIKELVAEAIANPESPVIVDDSQLPIAIALDGFLQELAPRQEESEDMAFAAMAVNPFILKTVLEIDLEECLQRIEKLLTPPVQVAALKQGLTGFVEECTLLGQTLNLEWLIAGAETVQKVQNAKVEQLLEMVTKEIAQLREMRSKTLNPAPQISTPVVAAENQPIAQVAPVLNLRIPVTKLDRMSNTLGELLIGHERLSLYHSQLHQANLTLNKQSQKLNPINEQVRVFYDQLASPLASLNASLETSDREFDALQFDQYTGFHSTLQDLQEVMVRVQETKSDIELITRDFQSGLDRLRQQLDSLRGDLTQSRLVPFKFLAQRFVTPLQTLSDRFSKSVELEIINQETLIDQVILEQLQTPLTHLVRNAFDHGIETPQERLNLGKSKTAQITLTSHVQANKVVIAISDNGRGVDTQKVLQRAIETGLHSANAAELTKEQILQFLFMPGFSTANSVTDLSGRGVGLDVVRLQIERLRGTVQVATQVGQGTTFTITIPLTLSILPLLLCRCQQRTLAIPSVNILEIIALAEFCDYSSQPETIMWQDRPTPIFCLTKILPYTRADSVPAADQFNQHLGIVLDVGDKAVVVAVNSLLGERELVLKPFDPTVKVPPYIAGCTVLGTGEVVSVLSPNYLGELIDRKQPLLTLSSPAFKPSSSAKATILIVDDSIAVRKLLDQLLSKSGYQVMQCRDGKEAVEVLNRSGDFYDLVISDIEMPRMDGFTLLREIRTSKNWSNLPVAMLTSRENDQHRQKAKALGANAYFTKPFAPDKLLEAIATLLR is encoded by the coding sequence ATGGTACTAGATGCGACCAGTTTAAAAGCAATTTTACTTGAAGCTCGTTCTTGCTTTTTGTACGAGGATGCGCCCGATTATCTAGAAATGCTAGAGCAAGGAATGCAAAAGCTACTAACTTTTGCCCGTAACCCCTCTAGCGTCAAACCTGGAGAAATAAAGCTTGAATATACGGTATTGATGCGGGCGGCGCACTCAATTAAAGGGGGTGCGGGGATTGCGGAACTGCCAGCTTTACACAAACTCGCTCACAAGTTAGAAGACTTGCTAGAAGCCTTAAACGAGGGTAGGGTACAAGACCAAATAGATACTGCTCACGAACTATTGATTATTGGTATTGAGCAAATAAAAGAATTGGTTGCTGAAGCTATAGCTAATCCAGAAAGCCCGGTAATTGTGGATGATTCCCAACTACCGATTGCGATCGCTCTAGATGGCTTTTTGCAAGAATTAGCTCCCCGTCAAGAGGAGAGCGAAGACATGGCTTTTGCCGCTATGGCGGTTAATCCTTTTATTCTCAAAACAGTTTTAGAGATTGACTTAGAAGAATGTCTGCAAAGAATTGAAAAATTGTTAACCCCGCCCGTCCAAGTAGCCGCGCTTAAACAGGGATTGACGGGTTTTGTTGAAGAATGTACTTTATTAGGACAAACTTTAAACCTAGAGTGGTTAATCGCTGGAGCCGAGACAGTCCAAAAGGTACAGAACGCTAAAGTTGAGCAACTTTTGGAGATGGTAACTAAAGAAATTGCTCAATTACGGGAAATGCGCTCAAAAACCCTCAACCCCGCTCCTCAAATCTCTACTCCTGTAGTGGCGGCAGAAAATCAACCTATCGCCCAAGTTGCTCCGGTTTTGAACTTGCGGATTCCCGTTACTAAACTCGATCGGATGAGCAACACGTTAGGGGAATTGCTGATCGGTCACGAGCGGTTATCTCTGTACCATTCCCAGCTACATCAAGCTAATTTGACCCTCAATAAACAGTCGCAGAAGCTCAATCCTATCAACGAACAAGTAAGAGTTTTTTATGACCAGTTAGCCAGCCCCCTAGCATCTTTAAATGCAAGTTTAGAAACAAGCGATCGCGAATTTGATGCCTTGCAATTTGACCAGTACACAGGCTTTCACTCCACCTTGCAAGATTTGCAGGAAGTTATGGTACGAGTGCAGGAAACTAAGTCAGATATTGAATTAATTACCCGCGACTTTCAATCAGGATTAGATCGATTGCGCCAGCAACTCGACTCTTTGCGCGGCGATTTGACTCAATCACGCTTAGTCCCGTTTAAATTTTTGGCTCAAAGGTTTGTTACCCCATTGCAAACCTTGAGCGATCGCTTTAGTAAGTCTGTCGAGTTAGAGATTATCAATCAAGAAACTTTAATTGACCAAGTAATTCTCGAACAATTGCAAACTCCCCTTACCCATTTAGTCCGTAATGCTTTCGATCATGGCATTGAAACCCCTCAAGAACGGCTCAACCTAGGTAAGTCAAAAACGGCGCAAATTACCCTCACTTCTCACGTCCAAGCCAATAAAGTTGTAATTGCGATTTCTGATAATGGGCGGGGTGTCGATACCCAAAAAGTCCTTCAGCGAGCGATAGAAACGGGTTTGCATAGTGCAAATGCTGCCGAGCTTACAAAAGAGCAAATTTTGCAATTTCTATTTATGCCGGGGTTTTCTACCGCCAACTCTGTAACCGATCTTTCCGGTCGAGGTGTGGGGTTGGATGTGGTTCGCCTGCAAATAGAGCGACTGCGCGGTACAGTCCAAGTTGCCACCCAAGTTGGACAAGGGACAACGTTTACAATTACGATTCCTCTAACTTTGAGCATTTTACCTTTGTTACTTTGCCGTTGTCAGCAACGCACTTTGGCGATTCCATCGGTAAATATTTTAGAAATTATTGCTTTAGCTGAGTTTTGCGATTATTCTTCCCAGCCAGAAACAATAATGTGGCAAGATCGCCCTACGCCCATATTTTGTTTGACAAAAATATTGCCTTACACTCGCGCCGATAGCGTTCCGGCGGCGGATCAATTTAACCAACACTTGGGAATTGTTTTAGATGTCGGCGATAAAGCCGTAGTTGTTGCCGTCAATTCTCTATTGGGAGAAAGAGAACTTGTCCTTAAGCCCTTCGATCCTACCGTTAAAGTTCCACCTTATATTGCCGGATGTACAGTGCTGGGGACGGGGGAAGTAGTTTCAGTTTTGTCACCAAACTACTTAGGTGAATTAATCGATCGCAAACAGCCGTTATTGACCCTTTCAAGTCCGGCGTTTAAGCCATCTTCCTCAGCCAAAGCCACAATTTTGATTGTGGATGATTCAATTGCGGTCAGAAAGTTACTAGACCAACTTTTGAGCAAGTCCGGCTATCAAGTTATGCAGTGTCGAGATGGAAAAGAAGCTGTAGAAGTCCTAAATCGGTCGGGGGACTTTTACGATCTAGTCATTTCTGATATTGAAATGCCGCGCATGGACGGATTTACTTTACTTAGAGAGATTCGTACTTCCAAAAACTGGTCTAACTTACCTGTAGCGATGCTGACTTCTAGAGAAAATGACCAACACCGTCAAAAAGCAAAGGCTTTAGGGGCAAATGCTTATTTTACTAAGCCTTTTGCACCAGACAAATTACTAGAGGCGATCGCTACTTTATTAAGGTGA
- a CDS encoding methyl-accepting chemotaxis protein, with protein MKTTNHNIFNTTSQDIESLIKSLQEEVELDPSDLVSKISLATVLEQSNRNQEAKSLYQEVVDADSTGSMGAIALKALETLDLPQSGLLEPSKEITESGLPLQDDQQELSQPKVTRRKKKKSPIQWFYNLPISRKQLIALLASEILSVIALGMGSKYAIETGLRSQLLNQASSEVAVTEINYNIKVNQMGFGFRGQSDNSAIVSAAKAAAENKPISQPLRSQVDKILKNEITARKIEYATLVGKDLRIIVGANANRQGEVFNPNNLVKEIFSNQGQIKANAIVKWSELQKENPPLPAGFAYRDALIRYTVTAVKDPVTKQVIGALVSGDIVNGKLPIVKDTLKALDGGYSAIYAHKPATKDFSVVAALDQGKASIEQAVPNTTLQDLSLLEAAVKADGKTVTSRLKVGSQIYTLAAIALPNVIRENGSVSLGKENQEPVAILVRGTRENAVDELLEKSVIQGFTVLILAVVIITAWAMILRRAIPKPIENLRQTAQEFSAGDRTARAEIFATDEIGQLAMTFNQMADSVNASATALEEQSRLRQAEADFQRQEKESLQQGVIAFLLDIEDAQQGNLTVKAKVDEGAIGSIADAFNTTIRSLREIVTQVKAATSQVQASTFSSESSVAKLSTEATTQAQSVNQALNSVEEIGQSIQSVADSAQKAAAIARQAVEAAKEGGETMDLTVGSIQNIRSSVAETSKKVKRLAESSQEISKVVSIISGISEKTNLLAFNASIEAARAGEHGQGFRVVADEVRRLAERVTDSTKEIEQLVNTIQQETAEVLQTMEASTTQVVTGTQLVGKTKLTLEGLANISNTIDELLQSISASTVSQTIASQTVNQNMHEVAAIALNTSQESEAVSVSLKQLVGVAEELQNSVSRFQVEK; from the coding sequence ATGAAAACTACAAACCACAATATATTTAACACAACTTCTCAAGATATTGAATCTTTAATCAAGTCACTGCAAGAAGAAGTTGAACTAGATCCTAGCGATTTAGTCAGTAAAATTAGTCTAGCTACAGTTTTAGAACAATCTAATCGAAATCAAGAAGCTAAATCGCTATATCAAGAAGTAGTTGATGCCGATTCAACAGGTTCTATGGGTGCGATCGCCCTCAAAGCTTTAGAAACCTTAGACCTCCCCCAAAGCGGTCTATTGGAGCCATCAAAGGAAATTACGGAAAGTGGTTTGCCACTTCAAGACGATCAACAAGAACTGTCCCAGCCAAAAGTAACTCGAAGAAAGAAAAAAAAATCTCCCATCCAGTGGTTTTATAACTTACCAATTAGCCGCAAGCAGCTAATAGCTTTACTAGCTTCAGAAATATTGTCAGTAATTGCCCTAGGGATGGGATCGAAATACGCGATCGAGACGGGTTTAAGAAGCCAGTTACTTAATCAAGCCTCGTCAGAAGTAGCAGTTACTGAGATTAACTACAATATTAAAGTCAACCAAATGGGGTTTGGATTTCGCGGTCAGTCCGATAATAGTGCGATCGTCAGTGCGGCAAAAGCTGCGGCGGAAAACAAGCCGATCTCACAGCCATTGCGAAGCCAAGTTGACAAAATTCTTAAAAATGAAATCACCGCAAGAAAAATTGAGTATGCAACGTTAGTTGGCAAGGATCTACGCATTATTGTTGGGGCTAATGCCAATCGCCAAGGAGAAGTTTTTAACCCGAATAATTTGGTTAAAGAAATTTTCAGCAACCAAGGGCAAATCAAAGCTAACGCGATTGTCAAATGGAGCGAGTTGCAAAAAGAAAATCCCCCTTTACCCGCAGGTTTTGCCTATCGAGATGCCTTGATTCGTTATACAGTTACGGCGGTAAAAGACCCAGTAACCAAGCAAGTAATTGGAGCTTTGGTTTCCGGAGATATTGTTAATGGCAAACTACCAATTGTTAAAGACACACTAAAAGCCCTTGATGGCGGCTACAGCGCCATTTACGCCCACAAACCCGCAACCAAAGATTTTTCTGTGGTCGCAGCCTTAGACCAAGGAAAAGCCAGCATAGAGCAAGCAGTACCAAATACTACTTTGCAAGATTTATCTTTGCTCGAAGCCGCCGTCAAAGCCGATGGTAAAACTGTAACTTCACGGTTAAAAGTTGGCAGTCAAATCTATACATTGGCAGCTATAGCTCTACCAAATGTTATTAGAGAAAATGGTTCAGTTTCGCTCGGCAAAGAAAATCAAGAACCCGTAGCAATTTTAGTGCGTGGAACCCGTGAAAACGCCGTCGATGAACTACTGGAAAAAAGCGTAATACAGGGATTTACGGTGCTGATTTTGGCAGTAGTAATTATTACTGCTTGGGCAATGATTTTGCGGCGGGCTATTCCCAAGCCTATTGAAAACCTGCGCCAGACGGCTCAAGAATTTTCGGCGGGCGATCGCACAGCTAGAGCGGAAATTTTTGCCACAGACGAGATAGGACAATTAGCCATGACCTTCAACCAAATGGCAGATAGTGTTAATGCTTCCGCCACTGCTTTAGAAGAACAATCGCGTTTGCGTCAAGCAGAAGCAGATTTCCAACGCCAAGAAAAAGAAAGTCTCCAACAAGGAGTCATTGCATTTTTACTTGATATTGAAGACGCTCAACAAGGAAATTTAACTGTTAAGGCCAAAGTAGATGAAGGCGCAATTGGTTCTATTGCTGATGCTTTTAACACCACAATCCGCAGTTTAAGAGAGATTGTTACCCAAGTAAAAGCTGCCACCAGCCAAGTACAAGCATCTACTTTTAGTAGCGAGTCATCGGTGGCAAAACTATCTACCGAAGCCACAACTCAGGCACAATCTGTAAATCAAGCCCTGAACTCCGTAGAAGAAATTGGGCAATCAATTCAATCGGTAGCCGATTCTGCCCAAAAAGCCGCCGCGATTGCCCGTCAAGCTGTAGAAGCAGCTAAAGAGGGTGGCGAAACGATGGATTTGACTGTAGGCAGTATCCAAAATATCCGCTCTAGCGTCGCCGAAACTTCAAAAAAAGTCAAACGACTAGCGGAATCCTCTCAAGAAATTTCTAAAGTTGTCAGCATTATTTCGGGAATTTCTGAAAAAACAAACCTATTGGCGTTCAATGCCTCCATTGAAGCCGCCCGCGCTGGAGAACACGGACAAGGTTTTCGCGTAGTAGCCGACGAAGTCCGACGCTTGGCGGAACGAGTTACCGATTCAACTAAAGAAATTGAGCAATTAGTTAATACAATTCAACAAGAAACCGCCGAAGTGTTGCAAACAATGGAAGCGAGTACAACGCAAGTAGTGACAGGAACGCAGTTAGTAGGCAAGACTAAACTAACTTTGGAGGGTCTAGCTAATATTAGCAACACCATTGACGAACTGCTTCAGTCAATCTCCGCAAGTACCGTATCGCAGACGATCGCCTCTCAAACTGTAAACCAGAATATGCACGAAGTCGCCGCGATCGCTCTGAATACTTCCCAAGAATCGGAAGCTGTTTCGGTATCTTTGAAGCAGTTAGTCGGTGTCGCCGAAGAATTACAAAACTCTGTATCTCGCTTTCAGGTAGAAAAATAA
- a CDS encoding chemotaxis protein CheW — translation MINDYFCGQLRQSINVLFPLESTEEVIALTYGEICPVPGVSSALIGVVNQRGKLLWVLDLSDLLQIAPDKETRRSPDNLTLLVLNDNKNNGQQIGCVVSTLKGIIPLDLAEKSLNLTSFLEGEFIKTSIMFDNEKYAVIDVQAVLNNIFDSHYFNNLAAKL, via the coding sequence ATGATAAATGATTATTTTTGTGGTCAATTGCGCCAATCAATAAATGTTTTGTTTCCTTTAGAGAGTACCGAAGAAGTAATAGCTTTGACCTATGGCGAAATTTGTCCTGTCCCTGGAGTTTCGTCAGCTTTAATTGGAGTCGTAAACCAACGGGGTAAATTGCTCTGGGTTTTAGACTTAAGTGATTTATTACAAATAGCTCCAGACAAAGAAACTAGGAGATCGCCAGATAATTTAACATTATTAGTATTAAATGACAATAAAAATAATGGGCAGCAAATAGGTTGCGTAGTATCGACTTTAAAAGGAATTATTCCTTTAGACTTGGCAGAAAAATCTTTGAATCTAACTTCTTTTTTAGAGGGGGAGTTTATTAAGACAAGTATCATGTTTGACAATGAAAAGTACGCAGTTATTGATGTTCAAGCAGTTCTAAACAATATTTTTGACTCACATTATTTTAATAACTTGGCAGCCAAATTATGA
- a CDS encoding response regulator — MKTVLVVEDSRAEQRLIVLLLQQSGLTVALAESAEAALVWLAENEQPNLIVLDIVMPGISGLDLCRQIRSNSQLKDIPIVFCSSKEQEFDRFWALRQGGNDYITKPFAPNNLVQTVCKHLN; from the coding sequence ATGAAAACTGTATTGGTAGTAGAAGACTCTCGCGCGGAACAAAGGTTAATTGTTTTGTTATTGCAGCAATCTGGATTAACAGTTGCCTTAGCTGAATCTGCCGAAGCTGCTTTAGTTTGGCTGGCAGAAAACGAACAGCCCAATCTAATTGTTTTAGATATTGTTATGCCTGGAATCAGTGGCTTAGACCTTTGTCGGCAAATTAGAAGCAATAGTCAGCTTAAGGATATACCCATTGTTTTTTGTTCTTCAAAAGAGCAAGAATTTGATCGATTTTGGGCTTTGCGTCAGGGAGGAAATGATTATATAACAAAGCCTTTTGCCCCTAATAATTTGGTGCAAACAGTTTGCAAGCATCTTAATTAA
- a CDS encoding response regulator, protein MAETVEPQPKPTASAPKNTSVAKALQDISRKKLSGQLTIRDPNSDALFWRIYVGSGHIHYANSAIGQQERLTYLLQQHHTRLKSFNLSNFSSDYQYLCNCWQSGQLSLQQVRQLLFLLSQEALLQALSLPNVQLGFDKKIGLDPLLLSVSLQQIAANIQTPLNQWKQIQPEIQSPYHKPYIKDVQKFAQAVYQRKTGKPQQIESLTQALSKNHCFYEVAHHLKMDVLKLATFLQPFIRTDIVGINPYRSAQNDQRLVVACIDDSKTVQRNVKLILETAGYRVLELMEPARVLTMLVRDKPNLVLMDISMPEIDGYELCRMLRLSTALKEVPIVMLTGRDGLVDRIRARMVGATNYITKPFQPEQLLTVVNQLITSSSMEINQ, encoded by the coding sequence ATGGCTGAAACCGTTGAACCGCAACCTAAGCCAACTGCATCTGCCCCAAAAAATACCTCTGTAGCTAAAGCTTTGCAAGACATTAGCAGAAAAAAGCTTTCTGGGCAACTAACAATCCGCGATCCCAATTCTGATGCTTTGTTTTGGCGAATTTATGTCGGTAGCGGGCATATTCACTATGCAAATAGTGCTATAGGACAACAAGAACGCCTAACGTATCTCTTACAGCAGCACCATACCCGACTAAAATCTTTTAACCTCAGTAATTTTTCTTCAGATTACCAGTACTTATGTAATTGTTGGCAATCAGGTCAACTATCTTTACAGCAAGTTCGTCAACTACTTTTTTTGTTATCTCAAGAAGCGCTCTTACAAGCTCTTAGTTTACCAAACGTTCAATTAGGATTTGATAAAAAAATTGGACTAGATCCATTATTACTATCTGTTTCTTTACAACAAATTGCTGCAAATATCCAAACTCCGCTTAATCAATGGAAACAAATTCAACCAGAAATTCAATCTCCTTATCATAAACCTTATATAAAAGATGTTCAAAAATTTGCCCAAGCTGTTTATCAACGAAAAACTGGTAAACCGCAGCAAATTGAATCGTTAACCCAAGCCCTAAGTAAAAACCATTGCTTTTACGAAGTGGCGCATCATTTAAAAATGGATGTTTTAAAATTAGCCACTTTCTTACAACCATTTATTCGCACCGATATTGTAGGTATCAATCCTTATCGCAGCGCTCAAAATGACCAAAGACTTGTAGTTGCTTGCATTGATGACAGTAAAACCGTTCAACGGAATGTAAAACTAATTCTGGAAACGGCAGGTTATCGAGTTTTAGAACTAATGGAACCCGCACGAGTGCTAACAATGCTAGTACGAGATAAGCCTAACTTAGTATTGATGGATATTTCTATGCCAGAAATAGACGGTTATGAACTTTGCCGAATGTTGCGCTTATCAACGGCACTAAAAGAAGTTCCTATTGTGATGTTGACGGGTAGAGATGGGTTAGTAGATAGAATTCGCGCTCGGATGGTAGGGGCTACAAATTATATTACTAAACCATTTCAGCCGGAGCAGCTACTAACTGTTGTTAATCAATTAATTACTTCATCTTCGATGGAAATAAATCAATGA
- a CDS encoding ABC transporter ATP-binding protein codes for MKSTIDCAELSDLRSHPTVVETFDLSKVYRTGFWLNQKIASLKGCSLNVVQGETFGLLGPNGAGKTTLLKLLLGIIRPTSGRGLLLNQPLGNRATKQRLGYLPENAYFYDYLTGWECLQMTAGLFQIPTQVQRLRIPQLLELVGLPYTAARTKQMRQYSKGMLQRIGMAQALINDPEVVFLDEPMSGLDPLGRYQMRNIILSLKQQGKTIFFNSHILSEVEQICDRVAILDRGELICSGSIDQLLGTANVYHVKAQGGNGDLLSKWVIDLAWERDNYWHGQILTKNIDDFLANLSTLEIKIISLNLSRPSLEEFFLQQVKLPDIGRSP; via the coding sequence ATGAAGTCAACTATCGACTGTGCCGAGCTATCTGATTTGCGATCGCATCCAACTGTAGTAGAAACTTTCGATCTAAGCAAAGTCTATCGCACTGGTTTTTGGCTAAATCAAAAAATTGCTTCCCTCAAAGGTTGCTCTCTTAATGTCGTGCAAGGGGAAACCTTTGGGCTATTAGGACCCAATGGAGCCGGAAAAACTACACTATTAAAGCTGCTATTGGGTATTATCCGCCCAACTTCGGGGCGTGGATTGCTGCTAAATCAGCCTTTGGGAAATCGCGCTACTAAGCAACGTCTAGGCTACTTGCCAGAAAATGCCTATTTTTACGACTACTTGACTGGCTGGGAATGCTTGCAAATGACGGCGGGACTATTTCAAATTCCCACCCAAGTGCAGCGATTGCGTATTCCTCAACTACTAGAATTAGTTGGATTACCCTACACCGCCGCCCGGACTAAGCAGATGCGCCAATACTCTAAAGGTATGCTTCAGCGTATAGGGATGGCGCAAGCTTTAATTAACGATCCAGAAGTAGTATTTCTCGATGAACCAATGTCAGGACTCGATCCGCTTGGACGCTACCAAATGCGGAATATTATTTTGTCCCTCAAACAGCAAGGCAAAACAATTTTTTTTAACAGTCATATCTTATCGGAAGTAGAGCAAATTTGCGATCGCGTGGCAATTCTCGACCGAGGCGAATTAATTTGCAGTGGTTCTATTGACCAACTGTTAGGCACTGCCAACGTCTACCATGTCAAGGCTCAAGGTGGCAATGGAGATTTACTTAGCAAATGGGTAATCGATCTTGCTTGGGAACGAGACAACTACTGGCATGGACAAATTCTTACAAAAAACATTGATGACTTTCTCGCCAATTTATCAACGCTTGAGATCAAAATTATTAGCTTAAATTTATCTCGCCCTTCTTTAGAGGAGTTCTTTTTGCAGCAAGTCAAATTGCCAGACATTGGGCGATCGCCCTAA
- the holB gene encoding DNA polymerase III subunit delta': protein MNFFAPLIGQPQAVELLNQAIIQNRIAPAYLFAGVEGIGRNLAARCFIEQLFCQHLPKAEQTPIQNRLRQGTHPDVLWIQPTYLYQGQRYSAAEATEKKLKRKAPPIIRTEQIREIAQFLSRRSAIASRSIVVIEKAETMAESAANALLKTLEEPGQATLILIAPSTESLLPTLGSRCQKIPFYRLNFTALSQVLRQSGQESILSAYPAILATCQGSPGNAIYAVQICQAIPPELIHSLEQLPRSSLRNTLELARQVGALELEAQLWLLDYLQQQYWQQFLAGKISPPPLAQLEKARKYLLSFVQPRLVWEVALIELSAIS, encoded by the coding sequence ATGAATTTTTTTGCCCCGTTAATCGGACAACCCCAAGCTGTTGAACTCCTAAATCAAGCTATTATCCAAAATCGCATCGCTCCTGCTTATTTATTTGCTGGAGTAGAGGGAATTGGACGGAATTTAGCAGCGCGGTGTTTTATCGAGCAATTATTTTGTCAGCACCTCCCCAAAGCCGAACAAACCCCAATTCAAAATCGCTTGCGCCAAGGCACTCACCCCGATGTACTTTGGATACAACCAACTTATCTATATCAAGGACAACGTTACAGCGCCGCCGAAGCCACCGAAAAAAAGCTCAAACGCAAAGCACCACCAATTATTCGTACTGAGCAAATTCGCGAAATTGCTCAATTTCTTAGCCGCCGTAGTGCGATCGCCTCTCGTTCTATAGTAGTTATTGAAAAAGCGGAAACCATGGCAGAATCGGCGGCCAATGCTTTACTCAAAACCCTCGAAGAACCAGGACAAGCCACCTTAATTTTAATTGCCCCTAGCACCGAATCCCTACTACCGACTCTAGGATCGCGCTGTCAAAAAATCCCTTTTTATCGCCTCAATTTTACCGCCCTCTCTCAAGTATTACGTCAGAGTGGGCAGGAATCAATTTTGTCAGCCTATCCAGCAATTTTGGCAACTTGCCAAGGGAGTCCAGGAAACGCAATTTATGCGGTGCAGATTTGCCAAGCAATTCCTCCGGAACTAATCCACTCCTTAGAACAATTGCCTCGTTCGTCGCTCCGCAATACTTTAGAACTTGCTCGTCAAGTAGGCGCATTAGAGCTAGAAGCGCAATTATGGCTGCTAGACTATTTGCAACAGCAATATTGGCAGCAATTTTTAGCTGGCAAAATTTCCCCTCCTCCTTTAGCTCAACTGGAAAAAGCCCGCAAATATTTACTTAGTTTTGTGCAACCGCGTCTAGTCTGGGAAGTAGCTTTAATCGAGCTTTCAGCCATTAGTTAA
- the tmk gene encoding dTMP kinase, with translation MVGKLIVFEGVEGCGKTTQLQKTYLWLQDKFSNQKILTTREPGDTELGLGLRQLLLSLKNQQPIYPAAELLLYAADRAQHVQEVLLPGLATDTIILCDRYTDSTIAYQGYGRDLPRAIIDQLNLFATNGLESDLTIWLDIDVELSLPRTRLRGTSDRIEQADLAFHKRVQHGYNQLAQAFPHRIKRVDASLDEQAVQGQIRAILQQHII, from the coding sequence ATGGTTGGTAAATTAATTGTATTTGAGGGAGTAGAAGGCTGTGGCAAAACTACCCAATTGCAGAAAACCTATTTGTGGCTGCAAGACAAGTTTTCCAATCAAAAAATATTGACAACCCGCGAACCAGGAGATACAGAGTTAGGGCTAGGTTTGCGGCAATTGTTACTATCTTTAAAAAACCAACAGCCAATTTACCCCGCCGCCGAATTGCTATTATATGCTGCCGACCGCGCCCAGCACGTTCAAGAAGTTCTGCTGCCAGGACTTGCAACTGACACAATTATTTTATGCGATCGCTATACAGACTCAACTATCGCCTATCAAGGTTACGGTAGGGATTTGCCGCGGGCAATTATCGACCAACTTAACTTGTTTGCTACCAATGGTTTAGAAAGCGACCTAACTATCTGGCTAGATATAGATGTAGAACTAAGTTTACCCAGAACGCGACTACGAGGAACTAGCGATCGCATTGAGCAAGCCGATTTAGCTTTCCACAAACGAGTTCAGCACGGTTACAATCAGTTGGCGCAAGCTTTCCCGCACCGAATTAAGCGCGTAGATGCTAGTTTAGACGAGCAAGCAGTACAAGGGCAAATTAGAGCAATTCTACAGCAACATATTATTTAA
- a CDS encoding FHA domain-containing protein: protein MASQNNPRHLLIIEDDQGRKQFLLDNSVYSIGRDTRCDIRLFSQFVSRRHATLVQLPKEDGSCYYRIVDGDSKGRPSANGMLINGRKILAHDLKNQDEIIFGPQVRAIYYLLSRETMPSLPTDEFDVTLIGPNMMPDFDE, encoded by the coding sequence ATGGCTTCCCAAAACAATCCGAGGCATTTACTAATTATTGAAGACGATCAAGGACGTAAGCAATTTTTACTTGACAATTCTGTTTACTCTATTGGTAGAGACACTCGGTGCGATATTCGGCTGTTTTCGCAGTTTGTATCGCGCCGTCATGCCACGTTAGTTCAGCTACCTAAAGAAGATGGTAGCTGTTACTATCGCATTGTTGACGGTGATTCTAAGGGTAGACCTAGCGCCAATGGAATGCTAATTAACGGCAGAAAAATCTTGGCTCACGATCTAAAAAATCAAGATGAGATTATTTTTGGACCTCAAGTCCGGGCTATATACTATCTCCTCAGTCGAGAGACTATGCCATCATTGCCAACGGATGAGTTTGATGTCACGCTAATTGGCCCTAACATGATGCCAGATTTTGATGAGTGA